A portion of the Oncorhynchus nerka isolate Pitt River linkage group LG27, Oner_Uvic_2.0, whole genome shotgun sequence genome contains these proteins:
- the LOC115111026 gene encoding transmembrane protein 230-like codes for MNARSSLRQGILNTKVRYSKLANDDDGYIDLQFKKSPPKVPYKAIALATVLFLIGSLLITIGALLLAGYFEVTHADRTVPVLIIGILVFLPGFYHLRIAYYASKGYRGYSYDDIPDFDD; via the exons ATGAACGCTCGCAGCAGTTTAAGACAAGGAATACTTAACACTAAGGTCAGGTACTCCAAATTAGCCAATGATGATGACGGCTACATTGACCTGCAG TTCAAAAAAAGCCCACCAAAGGTCCCATACAAAGCCATTGCACTGGCAACTGTCCTCTTCTTGATTGGCTCTCTGTTGATCACCATTGGAGCTCTCCTTTTGGCAGGATACTTTGAAGTCACA CATGCTGACCGGACTGTGCCCGTTCTCATAATTGGAATCTTGGTTTTCCTTCCTGGATTCTATCACCTGCGGATAGCTTACTATGCATCGAAGGGCTACCGTGGTTACTCCTACGATGATATCCCAGACTTTGATGACTGA